The following are encoded together in the Paludisphaera mucosa genome:
- a CDS encoding PDZ domain-containing protein has product MSDERSTKRPGFFRPLIGLAAAGLAGASSWLGPAPADEPKATGPATARFSMLPSNHMVLRAMLNGKGPYRLIFDLGAPITLLSNKAAETSGTVDAKTPKSFLFSMRGEAEVAKLQVGSLTAEKLPVVVFDHPALGVLSEVLGEPIDGIIGFTFFARYRTTIDYQKDEMTFTPVDFAIRDLMKDLPDRIAGPKVARRRVLAPAGLWGLRLGEVDGGGKGVRVASVVADSPAAAAGLAAGDVVTAVDDRWTTSVHDVYAAAASVEPGRPAPVAVDRDGKTLVLTVRPADGA; this is encoded by the coding sequence ATCGACGAAGCGTCCGGGCTTCTTCCGCCCGCTGATCGGCCTGGCCGCGGCGGGTCTGGCGGGGGCGTCGTCGTGGCTCGGCCCCGCGCCGGCGGACGAGCCGAAGGCGACGGGGCCGGCGACGGCCCGGTTTTCGATGCTGCCGTCGAACCACATGGTCTTGCGGGCCATGCTCAACGGCAAGGGGCCGTACCGGCTGATCTTCGACCTCGGCGCGCCGATCACGCTGCTGAGCAACAAGGCGGCGGAGACCTCGGGGACGGTCGACGCCAAGACGCCCAAGTCGTTCCTGTTCTCGATGCGGGGCGAGGCCGAGGTCGCCAAGCTGCAGGTGGGGAGCCTGACGGCCGAGAAGCTGCCCGTGGTCGTCTTCGACCATCCCGCGCTCGGGGTCCTGAGCGAGGTGCTGGGCGAGCCGATCGACGGCATCATCGGCTTCACGTTCTTCGCCCGCTACCGGACGACGATCGACTACCAGAAGGACGAGATGACCTTCACGCCGGTCGACTTCGCGATCCGCGACCTGATGAAGGACCTGCCCGACCGCATCGCCGGCCCGAAGGTCGCCCGCCGGCGCGTGCTCGCGCCCGCCGGCCTGTGGGGCCTGCGCCTGGGCGAGGTCGACGGGGGCGGCAAGGGCGTCCGCGTCGCGTCCGTCGTCGCCGACTCGCCCGCCGCGGCCGCGGGCCTGGCCGCCGGCGACGTCGTCACGGCCGTCGACGACCGCTGGACCACCAGCGTCCACGACGTCTACGCCGCCGCCGCCTCGGTCGAGCCCGGCCGCCCCGCGCCCGTCGCCGTCGACCGCGACGGCAAGACCCTCGTCCTCACCGTCCGCCCCGCCGACGGGGCCTGA